TATTAAAGTATTTCGCCCATCTTGTTTATTCTTGTAAACATGGCAGGTCCTCAGAAGTGTTGCAATAAAAAGACCCACTTACTGCACAAACCCTAATGGCCACATTGCTCTTGGCTGAGCCAGCAGCTTGTGTACATAAGTACAATCGCCTTAGACACCTCCAATTAGCCCTCTACACTGCAGAAATCCCATTACAAAATATGATACTGTAAACGACAGCGTAATAATCCAGTTCTACTAATCCAAGGCCGGTGTGCATTGTATTTGTGGATAgatgaatctgaatctgagtCACAACTACCCAACCAACTTCTCTTGTGATATGAGTTTATACTTCTTAAAATAgggtttgttttatgtttattgtttaaatCAAACCAAATATTTTGCAGCTATGAAAGTTTGTACAATACATGTGTAATCTGTGCACATGTGTTTGGCCACATTATTTCTGCTGTCCCCTCCCCCCAGCAAAATGCAGCCATAAGATTTTCCCTGAGGCCTTGTGCATTATCCACCGTCCCTCAAGTTCCCTCTGAAACCCATTTAATCTGAAGGCTGTAATCCCTCTGTTAGTCCTGCAACAGTCTGCTAGCTACATCTGCTGACCTGCCTGCAGACCGCCCTGCTGGCCAGTCCAACCCCCATCCCCACCTTCCCAGGCCCCCGCTACCCCCACGATCCTATTAGCTAAGTCCTGGCTATACAGCACTTTAAAGGGATGTGTTGGAGGTAATCCGCACGTTTAGAGTTTTACCCTCAGCAAACCTTGCCTGTAAGCATCCCGGACAATACACCCTAAGTGCTAAGCCTATTAGCCTCCATTAGCTCCCAGGATGTCCTAAAAACACCTTGGGGATAAATCTGGGGATGCAATCGGTTTATGTGGAGCTATGTGGTGCGAACACATGCACCTTTCTtccacctccttctctcccAATGTCATAACAGCTAGCATCAGCAAATGagaataaacatatttcaacatttatatgCTTGTAATTCTGTGTAATGTATTATCGCATTTACACAAACTCTACTGGGAGTTAATGATTTAGTCTTGAATATGAGATACTGTAAACAACTGTACATAGTTCAAGAATTTTCAGTATTGTAATTTGAGAGGATGAACAATAGTTCAAACACTCAGTGATTAAAtcctaaaaatgaaacaataaagcTGTAAaccaagaaaaatgtgtttgatttctACAGAAACGGTTCATCAAGTAAACCAGTGCTCAGGGCTTGTTCAGACAAATTAGTATCATGAACTGTAACACAACATTGCCCCAGGACAGGGGGCGACTGTCTGAATCTGAGCCAAGAATCCCTTACAAAGCGAACACTTATCAAAACAACACGGTAGCACGTAGAAAAGAGAGTTCTCTAAGATCATGTTGTAGcttgagacttttttttaatcctgcACCCTGCTCAAACATATACTTACAGAATATCACATGTAAATTTTAAGTGGGAGTGAAATTGTCACCAAAGGTGagataaaacatatttccttAACAAGCAGAGGCCACAACGCAGCTGCTAAATCCGGGGATTGGATTCCTTGGATTTGCTGTTGCCTAGTTAATCTCATTATAAGAATGAATTAAAGGGAAAAATTGCTGACGACTTAGATGGAGCCCTGAGGAGGTCATATCAGACAAGACAGAAGTATTGTCTAGCCCTTCCTAATCCCCCCACGCAACTAACACATGCTGAAACCATGCATATTCTGCCAGTTACATGTGGGGAGCTGCAGGTAGTATGGATGTAAGAATGACTTGTGTCATTATTTCACATAACAAAGCGGTGAAAAGGGTAGAGATAATAAATTAATACGctgtacatatactgtatataaatcaCATGTAGATATAATTAATCACAGGACAATTCAGCATGcaattaacattattttcatttccataAGTGCTACTTACAGTCAATCTGGACTAATTATGAGGTCAATTACACAGATTCCAAGGTTGTTCCTCTAATCGCATTGGCCGTTAGATTAATCATTCGCTAAGGGATCAGtcttcttttatttacattttgtatgaCAATATTTACTGTTTGAAAGCTTTGCATTTTTATAAAATTTTGATGTAAATACATAGCTGTAAAATCTGCCTGGATGTTAAGTTTGTTTCTGTACATTTTGCTCACACACTAAGTTGTTAATAGACACTTAAATTGTTAAAGATTATACTGTGTAGATTTTGTTACATTACAAGGAGAACAGAGAAGTGAATGTGacttataaaacataaaatacatccCATATACATCAGTCAtaacagaagtaaaaaaaacatggaaggAGAGCAGGAAATATTGAAAGAAGTTTTAATTGACTTACCTTCAAGTTCACACCAGTGAGTAGAGTTTGGACCTGGTTTGTCCCAATTCAGGAGGAAACAagttatttcagtaaaaaaaataagtaaaaaaccTTTGGACAGCTCACAGAACTAGTCTACGTTCTGTTAGCTCTTTCACTTCCAACTAAGTGGCCTCCTACCAGCCAACCGACTGGTCCAAGTACAGACTGCTGCCAGCTAACTGCCTTAACTAAAAAAGACCTTTTAAATACCGATTCATTTCATCTCCATTAGCAGGCCTTATCTCCTGCAGTAAGCCCTCCCTGTCCTGACATCACTATGATCTCCCATCCAACTACTTGCCGCACCTTGCAACTGATGTGTAATTACTGAAGCAGCACTGGTCCTAAGCATGGAGTGCTAAACCTCTTTCAACGTTTACCTCACTAATCCCTTGTTAGCACTTTAGGCCATAGTTAAGACACCTAAATGCTTAGCTTCCATTTCTAGTGGTAAAATGGCCAACCCCCTCATAGATGTTCAGTAGCCACATGCAGAGAAGCTACATGATGCTAAGTCTAGATATTAAAAATCCAAGAGAtcagtcttgtttttgttgttcttcaCATGTCTAGTTTGGGTGTCAGAAGTATTGAGCTCCCCAGGGTGCCAAGATGTTGACCCAAACATGCTTGGTGGTAATTTGCTAGAAATCCGACTAAATGGTGGCTGGATCATCCTCTCAGACCTCTTAATCTGACAGTTTGTGCTCACCAACCGCTTACAGCATGGGCCTGCACTTTGAagtatgttttctttaatgCCTGGTGGGCAGATAGGTTCATATAAAGAGCTGAGTGGTTATTTAACTAAACAGCAGATATGCAGTGGAGAGGGGGGCATCGTGGTGCTTATATCTCCCTCTACAGACTGCAGGATAGCAAAGAGCTTTTGGAGAGTTTATTGAACTTGAGGGTTAACACACTTACATGTGCACACTCTGGGTACACCTACTGCATGTGGTAAGGGATAGGAGTCTAATTTTCTCCATAACTGCCTGAATCCTTTGAGACACACACTCGACAAGGCTCTTGAACAGTTCTTTAGCCAGGAACGCAATGCACGACGCCCGATCATTACCCCGATTAGCAATGATGACTAATATTGAAGTTGTTGTCTTCATTAATCTGTCAGACACAGGTCGACGAACAATTGCCACATGTATCTATGCGTCTTGATTGAGCTTCAGACTAGCTGGAGAAGTCAAGACTGTGTCACTTGTTTGATTTTTATGATAGGTATcgaaaaataatcaatatataaatctgttgtttgagatgtttttttagtCTCACTAGCATGCTCAGTTGGTTGGATCATCGCTTTGGTCCAAACTGATCTTGATAAGTGTTGGATGGATTTGTTGATGAGCACCATGTAGGTCATTAACCTGTGGACATGAAGAGGTGCACCTGGTCAGCAACGAGGCTTATTGACACTGTGACATCCAAATGATGCTCATATTGATGAGTGCCTGCAAAACACTCACCACACCATCacaacatattacatttatattacacCACCACTGTGCTGAATGGATAATGTATTTCACTGAATTCTCTACTCTCACATGGTGTTGCAGAAATACACAGATACATAAATGTGTCAGTCAAGGTGATATTCCTCCACCCTTCAGTCGTCCAGGTTTGGTGATTGTGTGCCCACAGTACACCCTCATCTGCTTGTTTTAGTGTGCAGGAGTGAAACCTGGTATGACACACGCTGCTGTAGCACAATTTACAGTTCAAGAGTTGTGTGTCGAGAGATGCCACACTGCACACCAGAGCAGCAATTTGTGTATGTGGTTGAGGCCTGACCATTAACTTTAATAGGCTGGACCATTCTGCTGTGACCTCTCACTGACATCACTGTtcagacctgctgctgctgtgtgtgtgtgtgtctctgtagtCTATTATAGGCTAATTTTgaggacaaatttcagacttccggggacaaaagctgtgttcCCAATtaggaaaaagctgatttttctgtcagtggttatggttaaggtcATTTCTTCAGAAATGATGGTAAGtttatgtaatgtccccaaaagtgaccatgatttgatatgtgtgtgtgtgtgtgtgtgtgtgtgtgtgtgtgtgtgtgtgtgtgtgtgtgtgtgtgtgtgtgtgtgtgtgtgtgtgtgtgtgtgtataaagttcTTTCAAATTGTGAACCTCTTACACTTTCTGGCTATATAATTTATGTATTGTGTTGCAGTCATATGATTTGTTACTTGGGGACTTGATCTCTGAACAAGCCCCCTTAACAAAGTGGCCATGGTTAACCAAATACTACATTAGTTTACCACTTATGGGTATTTATTTAGAAACAAGTGCCTTACAAAAATACATAGATCAAGAAAATGCATGAATGATAAAATCATAAAAGGACATTAACAATGCAGATGCTAAATTATCTTTTATTATcatagtttttaatatttttatgaatgttatttatattgtttaagTTGCTACTTTAAGTATTAGCAACACTGGTAATAGTGTAAGTACGTAATAATAGCTGTGACACcaagtatagtagtagtagtaacaatagtataattattattatattatactatattatatttctctgtgtgtgtatatatatatatatatatatgtgtgtgtgtatatgtgcatatgtacacgcacacacacacacacacacacacacacacacacacacacacacacacacacacacacacacacacacacacatatacatatatacatatttatagatatatagatataattaTATTGGTGTTTAATGACCTTAAGTTTTTTACAGTCATTGGAGGATTCTGTATTTGTAAGCATCCAAGAGACAAAcaagattaaacattttttactgagaaaagaaaaaaacactaatttagGATTTAGGAATTAAGGGAACAGAGCATTAGGACATGTAAACCGCTAATTTAGGAATCTCCTGGGTGTAAGCTTTTTATAAGGGATTTCTGTTCGTCTTGTTTGCACCCAGCATTATAGAGTCACAGTGAGGGGAAGGGATAAGAGCAGGTTTAACCTCAGGAAACAGGCCCTGGCTATAAATTCAATGGGTCAGTGCATGGCACCTCCACCCTCTAATTACAGTAACAATCTGGTGTACAGATCACCTACTTTATGTTTCCTGTATTCTTCCCCATTGAACGACCACTGTACTTCAGCTTAATCCATCTAAGGTGGAAGCTTTTACACCCTCTATGCCTGATGGAAATCTTGCTTAGGTCTTGATTACCGTGTGATCCTGAGTAGTAGGATTCTTTGGGATCATGAATCCCTGAAATAACCTAAAAGCTTTAAATCCTAAACTTATTAGGATACATTCAGTAAATACCTGACACACGGAATGTCTTTCATGGTGACTTGCTCAACAAATACTGTTAAAACATACTGggtattttttgttaaatgacaGCTACCAAAGACGAAAAAGAAGTCATTTTCCTTGTGATTGAAGACAGGTGATTATACAGGCAATTATAGGTAATTATACCTATATTTCTAGGCATGCAATCTTCTTTTCAATCTACTGAAGAAGCATTTTTCACATGTCTGCATCAGTAAAAGAAGAATAGCCTACTCTGTGTGACAAAAATCTCCTGCTGTAGACTGATGTCAAACACCTGGAGATCCTAGCGTCCCCTGGATGTCTGGACTCCCATCCCTAAAGCACTCTCCATAGGAAACTAATTTTGACACCTTGTATCTGCGATCTTATTCTTTCAGTCATTACCTGAAGGTTGTGACCGTTGGTGAGGTTTGATACGTAAACCGACTGGCAAATTGACAGCTTTGCCTTCTGGCTCAGATCCTTCTTCAGCACAAGAGTCTGATACAACGCCTGCATTACTGCTGATGGCTGTCAACCTCATGCTCAATCTTATTGAGATACTTGAACTCCTTCACTTGGGGTAGCAACTCATACCCAACCTGGTGGAGCCAGCATAGCCTCAGATTTGGAATGCTGACTCTCATCCTGGCCACTTCAGATtcaggattagggttagggttagggttaaacaACCCCAGTGCCCGGTGGAGGTCATGGTGTGTTGAAGCCAACagaaccacatcatctgcaaaaagcataAAGCAATCTTGAGGTCTCAAATGAGGAAACTTGTTTAGCAGGTATTTGATCATGGTactggaaaaaataatttattgaccagattaaaaccttttttaaaaagatgaaaatttaAGGGATTACCAATTACCATTCATCCTCTGGGGGACATGAAAGTGTACCGAATTTCATGGCAACCCAATGAAAAGCTGTCatgacatttcactaaaaacaacaaaaaaaacaacaaaattgcATATGGTGACAGGAGAAGTAGGGTGCACCAAATTCTACAGTTTACACGCTCTacgaaccatgaatgtctgaatGTCACAAAATTTCATGTCAGATATTTGAGTGGTGGACTGTAGACTCATTTATTGTGATATCACTGTTTCCCCACTTAACCGGCATCGCCAAGaataatatatcattattaCTTCTCTAACGATTTGTTTAAATTTGAGggatttgtttgtgtgcttcAGTGCGATACAGTAATCTCACACCACTAACCTGTGGATGGTTTTCTGTCACAGGCCtgtttaaacacaaaatacatgtgTGGACAGATGCCAATTCCCACACTCACGCTCCTCAATTTTCTCCGAATAACCTCATGTGTAAACAGGGAGGAGGGGCTGCAGAACGTGGCCACTGATCTCGTCCTATAAAACCACCTCCAAAAATCAGAATTTCACTGCTACCCAGTAATACAGGTAAGCAAGTGGCACCTGTGATCCTCTCAATACTTTAATGTATGatgctatttatttttcatgtctaAAACTGCATAACTGAACtgacttaaaaagaaaaaaaaatctttacagGTTGTTGGAAAAGATGAATGCCATCCAGGTGATTTCCCTGACCCTGCTGTCCCTTCTGGCGGCGAACGCTCAGGTCATCATGCCAGGAAGATGCCCCAAGCCTGCTGTTCAGGAGAACTTTGATGCTGCAAGGGTGAATACCGTTTACCATATATATTCTTTAAAACCTCAAGTAAAACAAACCGGGCCTCCCAGAATTGGACGTTTGTCTCACTAAACCTTATGTTCCTTGTGCCATCTCTGCAGTATCTTGGCACCTGGTACGATATCCAGAGACTGCCACATACCTTCCAGAGGGGTGAGTGCAGCACTGCCACTTACAGCCTGTTGAGCCCTGGAGTTGTCGGTGTCCTCAATAACGAGCTGCTGTGAGTAAaatacatcaacattttttcatttggcaATAACAATTTGAGGCATATTCACACATATTCTTGAAAACTTTGAAGAATAAAAGTAACTTTAGCAGTCGCTAAGTAGTAAATAGTAACTAAGACCAAGGTCTATTTGATTACCTGTTAAAGATATCTaatattcaaaacattttaaggaatatGTTTCtttcaataaatcatttaaataagtgtttcattttaaaactttaagCTTGAAAGGAATCCAATGGtgtagtttcttttctttttacatttttctctctgtcctttttaGTGCTGATGGCACCACAAACTCCATCAGTGGCTCTGCAACGGCTAAAGACCCCTCTGAGCCCGCCAAGCTGCTGGTCTCCTTCTTTGAGAgtaagattgattgatttcacATAAACCCTCTTCAGGACACTGGAAGCacattattaaaacattgtAGTTAAGATATGGTACATGTGGAAATATCAATATTTTCCgtcctctctctccacttctCCAGACTCTCCCCCTGCCCCTTATTGGGTTCTGTCCACTGACTACGACAGCTACTCTCTGGTCTATAGCTGCACCGACCTCGGTGTGCTCCATGTGGAGTTCGCCTGGATCATGAGCAGGGAGCCCACTCTTCCTGAGGAGACCCTCGAGGAGCTGCAGAGCACCCTGTCCTCCATCGGAGTCAGAGTGGACAAGTTGATCACCACCAACCAGGACACAGATTATTGCAGTGCCATGAACCAGTAAACAGACTAAGATCTGGATTTAGCCTACAGACAGCTGTGTGCTATGCATTGTGATTGCAATCAATATACTTCTCACTGTATGTCTAATGCAAGATCAAGGCAATAAACTTGGTAAAACATAAGCACATGTTCTGGTTTCTGTTGTGTGGGTCTCTGTGGATGTACAATATTGATTAAGCATGTACAATACTTTTGCTGTAATACAGTGGCCAGTGTCCTGTTTGAGTCACAACAAAGGTGGATGGTTCTAGCTCTGGTTGGGATCTGGTAGCTAAAGCCCTTTTGACAATAATCTGCACATACCATTCAATGATTTATATGAAATACATGCAGGCTGTACTGCATGTAACACTATATCTCCCCAATTCATCTAGAGATCATTAGTCCTTATCATTTAAATGACTTGTCATGGTGCAACTAtgatttaattagtttaaattctacattcagtagcgtgcacagatagacactaggt
This genomic interval from Scomber scombrus chromosome 11, fScoSco1.1, whole genome shotgun sequence contains the following:
- the LOC133990978 gene encoding apolipoprotein D-like — its product is MNAIQVISLTLLSLLAANAQVIMPGRCPKPAVQENFDAARYLGTWYDIQRLPHTFQRGECSTATYSLLSPGVVGVLNNELLADGTTNSISGSATAKDPSEPAKLLVSFFENSPPAPYWVLSTDYDSYSLVYSCTDLGVLHVEFAWIMSREPTLPEETLEELQSTLSSIGVRVDKLITTNQDTDYCSAMNQ